In Micromonospora sp. NBC_01813, the following are encoded in one genomic region:
- a CDS encoding LacI family DNA-binding transcriptional regulator has translation MSRPRPTSKRATVHDVAAAAGVSRGTVSRVLNGGYVSPTARAAIVAAIAEVGYVPNTAARNLVTQRSQAVGFIVLEPHSLFLEDPNIGSIMLGANSVLSVAEYQMVSLVIDSDRDTERVARYLSGGFVDGAVIVSARVHDPITRVVTDLKLPATFVGHPPDLAQEIPFVGVDNVGSAREITTRLAATGRHRIGMIAAALNRDSGADRLAGFRQALGDLFDPRLVAEVPLYDYSCGVDGMRALLAQSPDIDGVFAASDAVAAGAIQVLREAGRTVPGDVGVVGFDDSSWAQRTNPPLSTVHQPAKEIGARAADLVLSQINGDHIAAGGALLPTPVVWRGSA, from the coding sequence GTGAGCCGGCCCCGACCGACGTCGAAGCGCGCCACGGTGCACGACGTCGCCGCCGCCGCTGGCGTCTCGCGTGGCACCGTCAGCCGGGTGCTCAACGGCGGGTACGTCTCCCCCACCGCCCGCGCCGCGATCGTCGCCGCCATCGCCGAGGTCGGCTACGTGCCCAACACCGCCGCCCGCAACCTGGTGACCCAGCGATCCCAGGCGGTCGGCTTCATCGTGCTGGAACCGCACTCGCTGTTCCTGGAGGACCCCAACATCGGCTCCATCATGCTGGGCGCCAACTCGGTGCTCTCCGTCGCCGAGTACCAGATGGTCAGCCTGGTCATCGACTCCGACCGGGACACCGAACGGGTCGCCCGCTACCTCAGCGGCGGCTTCGTCGACGGCGCGGTGATCGTCTCGGCCCGCGTCCACGACCCGATCACCCGGGTCGTCACCGACCTGAAGCTACCGGCCACCTTCGTCGGGCACCCGCCCGATCTGGCGCAGGAGATCCCGTTCGTCGGCGTCGACAACGTCGGTTCCGCCCGCGAGATCACCACCCGGCTGGCCGCCACCGGCCGGCACCGCATCGGCATGATCGCCGCCGCCCTGAACCGGGACTCCGGCGCCGACCGCCTCGCCGGCTTCCGGCAGGCCCTCGGCGACCTGTTCGACCCTCGCCTGGTCGCCGAGGTCCCGCTCTACGACTACTCGTGTGGCGTCGACGGGATGCGGGCCCTGCTGGCACAGTCACCCGACATCGACGGCGTCTTCGCCGCCTCGGACGCGGTCGCCGCCGGCGCGATCCAGGTGCTGCGCGAGGCCGGCCGGACGGTCCCCGGCGATGTCGGCGTCGTCGGATTCGACGACAGTTCCTGGGCCCAACGCACCAATCCGCCGCTGTCCACCGTGCACCAACCGGCGAAGGAGATCGGCGCCCGCGCCGCCGATTTGGTGCTCAGCCAGATCAACGGCGACCACATCGCCGCCGGCGGAGCACTACTGCCCACCCCCGTTGTCTGGCGCGGCTCCGCCTGA
- a CDS encoding YceI family protein, with protein MTASIQTASIIDTGHAERDTHLCSADFLDVRRYPTLEYRSTGIQRQQVGDPNRSSSVVLGTIRTGRISSGSARPPRSTGRTTAWSGTCCRTAAVFWSRRSAGADGGRPPGHWPLAAGRLTADRGGPGRRSGGAAPDNGGGQ; from the coding sequence GTGACGGCGAGCATCCAGACCGCCAGCATCATCGACACCGGGCATGCCGAGCGGGACACCCACCTGTGCAGTGCCGACTTTCTCGACGTGCGGCGCTATCCCACCCTGGAGTACCGCAGCACCGGCATCCAGCGGCAGCAGGTCGGCGACCCGAACAGGTCGAGTTCGGTGGTGCTCGGCACGATCCGTACGGGCAGGATCTCTTCGGGTTCAGCGCGACCGCCGAGATCGACCGGCAGGACTACGGCCTGGTCTGGAACGTGCTGCAGGACAGCGGCGGTCTTCTGGTCGAGGCGATCCGCCGGAGCTGACGGCGGCCGGCCGCCTGGCCACTGGCCACTGGCCGCTGGTCGCCTGACGGCTGATCGCGGCGGTCCTGGGCGGCGGTCAGGCGGAGCCGCGCCAGACAACGGGGGTGGGCAGTAG
- a CDS encoding RNA-guided endonuclease InsQ/TnpB family protein — MSRTVKRAFKYRFYPTPGQAAELARTFGCVRLVYNMALAARTQAWTQRQERITYNATSAMLTALKKTDELAFLNDVSSVPLQQALRHLQVAFTNFWTKRARYPTFKSRKRSRRSAEYTASAFRWRDGRLTLAKMSDPLDIVWSRPLPAGVVPSTVSQDPAGRWFVSLLCDDGIEPAPASTAVVGVDAGLDSLFTLSTGEKIPNPRHERRDRAALARAQRNLARKARGSANRAKARLRVARVHARIADRRRDHLHKLTTRLVRENQTLVIEDLTVRNMMANHSLARAISDAGWRQFRTMLGYKADWYGRDLLVVDRWFPSTRLCSACGALAEHLPLAVRSWTCRCGQAHDRDVNAARNILAEGLSVTACGGGVRPQRESSSRTGRSSVKQEPPGATQGIPVLRGGSQRRVFPR, encoded by the coding sequence GTGTCCAGGACCGTGAAGCGGGCGTTCAAGTACCGCTTCTACCCGACCCCCGGGCAGGCCGCCGAGCTTGCCCGGACGTTCGGCTGCGTCCGGCTGGTCTACAACATGGCACTGGCCGCCCGCACGCAGGCGTGGACCCAACGCCAGGAACGGATCACCTACAACGCCACCTCGGCGATGCTGACCGCGTTGAAGAAGACCGACGAACTCGCGTTCCTCAACGACGTCTCCTCCGTCCCTCTGCAGCAGGCGCTGCGGCACCTGCAGGTCGCGTTCACCAACTTCTGGACCAAACGTGCCCGGTATCCGACGTTCAAGTCGAGGAAGCGGTCGCGGCGGTCGGCGGAGTACACCGCCAGCGCGTTCCGCTGGCGCGACGGCCGACTCACCCTCGCCAAGATGTCCGATCCGCTGGACATCGTCTGGTCCCGGCCACTGCCCGCCGGTGTGGTGCCGTCGACGGTGTCGCAGGACCCGGCGGGCCGCTGGTTCGTCTCCCTGCTCTGCGACGACGGGATCGAGCCAGCCCCGGCCTCCACTGCTGTGGTGGGGGTCGACGCCGGGCTCGACAGCCTGTTCACCCTGTCGACCGGGGAGAAGATCCCCAACCCGAGGCACGAACGCCGTGACCGAGCCGCCCTGGCCCGGGCCCAGCGGAACCTCGCGCGTAAGGCCCGAGGTTCGGCGAACCGGGCCAAAGCTCGCCTGAGGGTGGCGCGGGTTCATGCCCGGATCGCCGACCGCCGTCGCGACCACCTGCACAAACTCACCACTCGGCTCGTGCGTGAAAACCAAACGCTCGTGATCGAGGACCTGACCGTCCGCAACATGATGGCCAACCACAGTCTGGCCCGCGCCATCTCGGACGCGGGCTGGCGGCAGTTCCGCACCATGCTGGGGTACAAGGCGGACTGGTACGGCCGGGACCTGCTGGTCGTGGACCGCTGGTTCCCGTCGACCCGGCTGTGCTCGGCCTGTGGTGCTCTGGCTGAACACCTGCCGTTGGCGGTCCGGTCGTGGACGTGCCGGTGTGGGCAGGCCCATGACCGGGATGTGAACGCGGCTCGCAACATTCTCGCGGAGGGGCTCTCCGTGACTGCCTGTGGAGGCGGTGTAAGACCTCAACGAGAGTCCTCCTCTCGGACGGGGCGGTCGTCGGTGAAACAGGAACCCCCTGGGGCGACCCAGGGAATCCCCGTCCTGCGGGGAGGAAGTCAACGTCGCGTCTTCCCCCGGTAG
- a CDS encoding septum formation family protein, with product MPTPKVFTPQTGTCHPTATGLVGHRADYAPIRCDQPHEVETVFVGIFTGAHGVSDRAPSPGSAARRLARANCDQQVKKFLGDDWPAGRVRLEVIVPSTQAWSGGARWYRCDIGETVSMQDRTFVPRTTTLAGTLAAGGALRHGCFNPDSVTGGNVGQLVPVACAQSHQSEFAGLYDEPSLSYDDFAANADQVHERCRQVVADYAKLPVDDDLRHRFGTIYDYPFKDEWDDGHLAVRCLLWRADPPLTGSVRDGGPAALPVHYD from the coding sequence ATGCCGACGCCGAAAGTGTTCACCCCGCAGACCGGCACCTGCCACCCCACCGCCACCGGCCTGGTCGGCCACCGAGCGGACTACGCACCGATCCGATGCGACCAACCACACGAGGTGGAGACCGTCTTCGTCGGAATCTTCACCGGCGCGCACGGAGTCAGCGACCGCGCACCCAGCCCCGGATCGGCCGCCCGCCGCCTCGCCCGCGCCAACTGCGACCAGCAGGTCAAGAAGTTCCTCGGCGACGACTGGCCGGCCGGCCGGGTCCGGCTCGAGGTCATCGTGCCATCCACCCAGGCCTGGTCCGGTGGCGCCCGCTGGTACCGGTGCGACATCGGCGAGACGGTCAGCATGCAGGACCGCACATTCGTGCCCCGCACCACCACACTGGCCGGCACGCTCGCCGCTGGCGGCGCACTGCGCCACGGCTGCTTCAACCCGGATTCAGTCACCGGCGGCAACGTCGGCCAACTCGTACCGGTCGCCTGCGCCCAGTCGCACCAGAGCGAATTCGCCGGACTCTACGACGAGCCGTCACTGAGCTACGACGACTTCGCCGCCAACGCCGACCAGGTCCACGAACGCTGCCGCCAGGTCGTCGCCGACTACGCCAAGTTGCCGGTCGACGACGACCTGCGGCACCGGTTCGGCACCATCTACGACTATCCGTTCAAGGACGAATGGGACGACGGCCACCTCGCCGTACGTTGCCTGCTCTGGCGCGCCGACCCACCGCTGACCGGATCGGTCCGCGACGGCGGCCCCGCCGCCCTACCGGTCCACTACGACTGA
- a CDS encoding RsmB/NOP family class I SAM-dependent RNA methyltransferase, whose translation MSATSEGAQRVSRDSARGDRPDRGRRGGAGRDQDTRADRPQRGGRRRIDPARDAAYEAVAAVYRDDAYANLVLSEILRDRELRGRDAAFATELTYGTLRMIGTLDLIIARAAGRDIERIDPPARDALRIGAYQLLNTRVPAHAAVSATVDLVHNVAPGAVGFANAVLREISSRDLDAWVAELAPDEQTDPIGHLAVTYHHPPWIVRAFAEALGDDLGETTRLLIENNERPPVHLCARPGRAGAVEVADEVGGAPGVFSPYAVYLAGGAPGELAAVRQGRAHVQDEGSQLVAAALVAAPLSGADNRWLDLCAGPGGKAALLGAIAVERGAEVTAVEIAAHRARLVEQTVRGLPVTVRVTDGRQVGAGEDVPADSFDRVLVDAPCTGLGSLRRRPESRWRRQPSDLPPLTRLQRELLVAGLRAVRPGGVVAYVTCSPHRVETHVSVTEAARRAGVPVDFVDARPLLPAGMPGLGDGPSVQLWPHRHGTDAMFLSVLRRTDQS comes from the coding sequence CTGAGCGCGACGAGTGAGGGAGCGCAGCGAGTGAGCCGGGATTCGGCGCGCGGCGATCGCCCGGACCGGGGCCGCCGAGGCGGTGCGGGCCGGGACCAGGACACCCGGGCGGATCGTCCGCAGCGCGGCGGTCGCCGCCGGATCGACCCGGCGCGCGACGCCGCGTACGAGGCGGTCGCGGCGGTGTACCGCGACGACGCGTACGCGAACCTGGTGCTGTCGGAGATTCTGCGTGACCGGGAGCTGCGGGGCCGGGACGCGGCCTTCGCGACCGAGTTGACCTACGGGACGCTGCGGATGATCGGCACTCTCGATCTGATCATCGCCCGGGCGGCCGGTCGTGACATCGAACGGATCGACCCACCGGCCCGCGACGCGCTGCGCATCGGCGCCTACCAGTTGCTGAACACCCGGGTTCCGGCGCACGCCGCCGTGTCGGCGACGGTGGATCTGGTGCACAACGTGGCACCGGGCGCGGTCGGGTTCGCCAACGCCGTACTGCGGGAGATCTCCAGCCGCGACCTGGACGCCTGGGTCGCGGAGCTGGCGCCGGACGAGCAGACCGACCCGATCGGGCACCTGGCGGTGACGTACCACCATCCGCCGTGGATCGTGCGGGCGTTCGCCGAGGCGCTCGGCGACGATCTGGGGGAGACGACCCGGCTGCTGATCGAGAACAACGAGCGCCCACCGGTGCATCTGTGTGCCCGGCCGGGCCGGGCAGGTGCGGTCGAGGTGGCCGACGAGGTCGGTGGGGCACCGGGTGTGTTCTCGCCGTACGCGGTCTATCTCGCCGGCGGCGCGCCGGGTGAACTGGCGGCGGTGCGGCAGGGTCGGGCACACGTGCAGGACGAGGGATCGCAGCTGGTGGCGGCGGCGTTGGTGGCGGCGCCGTTGTCCGGTGCGGACAATCGCTGGCTGGATCTGTGTGCGGGGCCGGGCGGCAAGGCGGCGCTGTTGGGGGCGATCGCCGTCGAGCGGGGGGCCGAGGTGACCGCGGTGGAGATCGCCGCGCACCGGGCCCGGCTGGTGGAGCAGACGGTACGCGGGCTGCCGGTGACCGTGCGGGTGACGGACGGCCGTCAGGTCGGTGCTGGCGAGGACGTCCCGGCGGACTCGTTCGATCGGGTGCTGGTCGATGCCCCGTGCACCGGGCTCGGTTCGCTGCGTCGCCGGCCCGAGTCCCGCTGGCGTCGCCAGCCTTCGGACCTGCCGCCGTTGACCCGCTTGCAGCGGGAGCTGCTGGTGGCCGGGCTGCGGGCGGTGCGCCCGGGCGGGGTGGTCGCCTACGTGACGTGTTCGCCGCACCGGGTGGAGACGCATGTGTCGGTCACCGAGGCGGCGCGGCGGGCCGGCGTACCGGTCGATTTCGTCGACGCGCGGCCGTTGCTGCCGGCGGGGATGCCCGGGCTGGGCGATGGGCCGTCGGTGCAGCTGTGGCCGCATCGGCACGGCACCGACGCGATGTTCCTGTCGGTGCTGCGTCGGACGGATCAGTCGTAG
- the fmt gene encoding methionyl-tRNA formyltransferase, producing MRLVFAGTPAVAVPALDAIAASGHELVAVVTRPDAPAGRGRRLVRSPVGAWADERGVEVLTPQRPREPEFLDRLRELGPDCVPVVAYGALVPPVALTIPANGWINLHFSLLPAWRGAAPVQHAVLHGDEVTGASVFQLEEGLDTGPVFGTVTDEVRPSDTSGDLLGRLALSGAQLLVAVLDGIAAGTTRAVPQPADGVSLAPKLTVPDARLRWAEPAFAVDRRARACTPAPGAWTMFRDERVKLGPVRPVPDGPELKPGELLVERNRLLVGTATVPVALGEVRAAGKKAMSAADWARGARVTTTGEFFQ from the coding sequence CTGCGGCTGGTTTTCGCCGGCACTCCAGCGGTTGCCGTGCCCGCGTTGGACGCGATCGCCGCCAGTGGTCACGAGCTCGTCGCGGTCGTGACCCGTCCGGACGCGCCGGCTGGTCGGGGTCGCCGGCTGGTCAGGTCACCGGTCGGTGCCTGGGCCGACGAGCGCGGCGTCGAGGTGCTCACCCCGCAACGGCCCCGTGAGCCGGAGTTCCTGGATCGGCTGCGCGAGCTGGGTCCGGACTGCGTGCCGGTGGTCGCCTACGGTGCGTTGGTCCCGCCCGTCGCCCTGACGATCCCGGCGAACGGCTGGATCAACCTGCACTTCTCCCTGCTGCCGGCCTGGCGCGGCGCCGCTCCGGTGCAGCACGCCGTCCTGCACGGTGACGAGGTGACCGGTGCCAGCGTGTTCCAGCTGGAGGAAGGGCTCGACACCGGTCCGGTGTTCGGGACCGTGACTGACGAGGTACGGCCGAGCGACACCTCCGGTGACCTGTTGGGGCGGCTGGCGCTCAGCGGCGCTCAGCTGCTGGTCGCGGTTCTCGACGGGATCGCCGCAGGCACGACGCGGGCGGTGCCGCAGCCGGCCGACGGGGTGTCTCTGGCTCCGAAGTTGACGGTGCCCGACGCCCGGTTGCGCTGGGCCGAGCCCGCCTTCGCGGTGGATCGCCGGGCCCGGGCCTGTACCCCGGCCCCCGGCGCGTGGACCATGTTCCGCGACGAGCGGGTCAAGCTCGGCCCGGTCCGTCCCGTGCCGGACGGACCGGAACTCAAACCGGGGGAGTTGCTAGTGGAACGGAACCGGCTGCTGGTCGGTACGGCGACGGTGCCGGTCGCCCTCGGCGAGGTGCGCGCCGCCGGCAAGAAGGCGATGTCGGCCGCCGACTGGGCGCGCGGCGCCCGGGTCACCACCACCGGCGAGTTTTTTCAGTGA
- the def gene encoding peptide deformylase, producing MTVQHIRLFGDPVLRTPAEAVVDFDAELRGLVADLTDSMTDQNGAGLAAPQLGVALRVFTFHVDDLLGHLVNPVLEFPDEEEQDGPEGCLSIPGLYFDTKRRQNVVAKGFNEYGDPMQIVGSGLMARCVQHETDHLDGVLFLDRLDPATRKEAMKAIREADWYDETAPPTVKVSPHRSAGGLFRPGAATSPFGFGR from the coding sequence GTGACCGTCCAGCACATCCGACTATTCGGCGACCCGGTGCTGCGCACCCCGGCCGAGGCCGTGGTCGACTTCGACGCCGAGTTGCGTGGGCTCGTCGCCGACCTGACCGACAGCATGACCGATCAGAACGGCGCCGGCCTGGCCGCACCGCAACTGGGTGTCGCGCTGCGGGTGTTCACCTTCCACGTCGACGACCTGCTCGGTCATCTGGTCAACCCGGTGCTGGAGTTTCCCGACGAGGAGGAGCAGGACGGCCCGGAGGGCTGCCTGTCCATTCCCGGCCTGTACTTCGACACCAAGCGTCGGCAGAACGTCGTCGCGAAGGGCTTCAACGAGTACGGCGATCCGATGCAGATCGTCGGCAGCGGTCTGATGGCACGCTGCGTGCAGCACGAGACCGATCATCTCGACGGGGTGCTGTTCCTCGACCGGCTCGACCCGGCGACCCGCAAGGAAGCGATGAAGGCGATCCGCGAGGCGGACTGGTACGACGAGACCGCTCCGCCGACCGTCAAGGTCAGCCCACACCGCTCGGCTGGTGGACTGTTCCGCCCGGGTGCGGCGACCAGCCCGTTCGGGTTCGGCAGGTGA
- a CDS encoding primosomal protein N': MPVARVCVDVPLAHLDRSFDYLVPAELDEGVRPGTRVRVRFAGQLVGGWVLDRVAASGHDGKLAFLDKLVSPEPVLTAEVARLARAVADRYAGHLADVLRLAVPPRHARVEQQPHDLGLAGPADDQAAPELPDDRRPVGVADTGHGWAVYPAGPAFLRALTDGRAARAVWAALPGENWAARYAEAVAATAGAGRGAVVVLPDGRDVDRLDTELARRLGVGRHVVLTAALGPAKRYRAFLAASRGLVKVVIGTRAAMFAPVADLGLVAIWDDGDDVHAEPRAPYPHARDVLLTRAQFGETAVLLGGYARSGEAQQLIETGWAREIVGARTAIRRSAPLVTPAGDDVQLARDAAAATARLPSLAFATARAALQAGAPVLVQVPRRGYLPSVSCAQCRSPARCPHCAGPLALPSAGATPACRWCGRPAAGYACPHCQGRRLRAAVTGARRTAEELGRAFPDTAVRTSGRDEVLADVPAEPAVVVATPGAEPVAAGGYGAVLLLDTWALLTRADLRSAEEALRRWLSAAALARPAADGGRVVVVADGGLAPVQALLRWDPGWFAARELADRRELGFPPTARMASVTGSAEAVAELLAALRLPDEAELLGPVPAADGQERMLVRVRRSQAAELARRLREAAGTRSARKAAQPVRIQIDPLDLL, encoded by the coding sequence CTGCCGGTCGCGCGGGTCTGCGTGGACGTGCCGCTGGCCCACCTCGACCGCTCGTTCGACTATCTGGTGCCGGCGGAGCTCGACGAAGGGGTGCGGCCGGGCACCCGGGTCCGGGTCCGCTTCGCCGGCCAACTGGTCGGTGGGTGGGTACTGGACCGGGTGGCGGCCTCCGGACACGACGGCAAGCTCGCCTTCCTCGACAAACTCGTGTCGCCGGAGCCGGTGCTCACCGCCGAGGTGGCCCGGCTGGCCCGGGCGGTCGCCGACCGCTACGCCGGGCATCTCGCCGACGTGCTGCGCCTCGCGGTGCCGCCGCGGCACGCCCGGGTCGAGCAGCAACCGCACGACCTCGGCCTTGCCGGTCCGGCCGACGACCAAGCCGCACCCGAACTCCCCGATGATCGCCGGCCGGTCGGGGTCGCGGACACCGGGCATGGCTGGGCTGTGTACCCGGCCGGGCCGGCGTTCCTGCGGGCACTGACCGACGGCCGTGCCGCCCGTGCGGTCTGGGCGGCGCTGCCCGGCGAGAACTGGGCCGCCCGGTACGCCGAGGCCGTCGCCGCCACCGCCGGCGCGGGCCGCGGCGCGGTGGTGGTGCTGCCGGACGGACGAGACGTCGACCGGCTGGACACCGAGTTGGCTCGCCGCCTCGGCGTCGGCCGGCACGTCGTGCTCACCGCCGCGCTCGGTCCGGCCAAGCGGTACCGGGCCTTCCTGGCCGCCAGCCGAGGGCTGGTCAAGGTCGTCATCGGCACCCGGGCGGCGATGTTCGCACCCGTTGCCGATCTTGGTCTGGTCGCCATCTGGGACGACGGCGACGACGTGCACGCCGAGCCCCGGGCCCCGTACCCGCACGCCCGCGACGTGTTGCTCACCCGTGCCCAGTTCGGTGAGACGGCGGTCCTGCTCGGTGGCTACGCCCGCTCCGGGGAGGCCCAGCAACTCATCGAGACCGGCTGGGCCCGGGAGATCGTCGGCGCCAGGACCGCCATCCGGCGTTCCGCGCCGCTGGTCACTCCGGCCGGCGACGACGTGCAACTGGCCCGCGATGCCGCTGCGGCCACGGCCCGGCTGCCCAGTCTGGCCTTCGCCACCGCGCGCGCGGCGTTGCAGGCCGGCGCACCGGTGCTGGTGCAGGTACCCCGGCGCGGCTACCTGCCGTCGGTTTCCTGCGCGCAATGCCGCAGTCCGGCCCGATGCCCGCACTGTGCCGGCCCCCTCGCCCTGCCGTCGGCGGGTGCCACCCCGGCGTGCCGCTGGTGCGGCCGGCCGGCCGCCGGCTACGCCTGTCCGCACTGCCAGGGTCGTCGGCTGCGGGCCGCGGTCACCGGTGCCCGCCGCACCGCGGAGGAGTTGGGCCGCGCCTTCCCGGACACGGCGGTGCGCACTTCCGGCCGTGACGAGGTCCTCGCCGACGTACCGGCCGAACCCGCCGTGGTGGTGGCCACTCCGGGTGCCGAACCGGTGGCTGCCGGCGGCTACGGTGCGGTGTTGCTGCTGGATACCTGGGCGCTGCTCACCCGCGCCGACCTGCGGTCCGCCGAGGAGGCGCTGCGTCGCTGGCTGTCCGCTGCCGCGCTGGCCCGTCCGGCCGCCGACGGCGGCCGGGTGGTGGTGGTCGCCGACGGCGGGCTGGCCCCGGTGCAGGCCCTGCTGCGCTGGGATCCGGGCTGGTTCGCCGCCCGGGAGCTGGCTGACCGGCGGGAGCTCGGTTTCCCGCCGACGGCCAGGATGGCCAGTGTGACCGGGTCGGCGGAGGCGGTCGCCGAGCTGCTCGCCGCGTTGCGGCTGCCCGACGAGGCCGAACTGCTCGGCCCGGTTCCGGCCGCCGATGGCCAGGAACGCATGTTGGTCCGGGTGCGCCGGTCGCAGGCCGCCGAGCTGGCCCGCCGGTTGCGGGAGGCGGCCGGTACCCGGTCGGCCCGTAAGGCGGCCCAGCCGGTGCGGATTCAGATCGATCCACTCGACTTGCTGTAG
- the metK gene encoding methionine adenosyltransferase — protein MARRLFTSESVTEGHPDKIADQISDGILDALLTQDPQSRVAVETLITTGQVHVAGEVTTQAYADIPAIVRETILGIGYDSSKKGFDGASCGVSVSIGAQSPDIAQGVDTAIELRVGESADDALDAQGAGDQGMMFGFACSETPELMPLPIALAHRLARRLSATRKDGTIPYLRPDGKTQVTIEYDGLRPVRLDTVVVSSQHAADISLESLLTPDVREHVIGPELEGLGLETEGYRLLVNPTGRFEIGGPMGDAGLTGRKIIVDTYGGYARHGGGAFSGKDPSKVDRSAAYAMRWVAKNVVAAGLAERCETQVAYAIGKAHPVSLFVETFGTENVPVERIERAIGEVFDLRPAAIIRDLDLLRPIYRPTAAYGHFGRELPEFSWESTERAADLKSAAGA, from the coding sequence GTGGCACGCCGTCTTTTCACCTCCGAGTCTGTCACGGAGGGCCACCCGGACAAGATCGCCGACCAGATCAGTGACGGGATCCTCGATGCGTTGCTGACCCAGGACCCACAGTCGCGGGTCGCGGTCGAGACGCTGATCACCACCGGCCAGGTCCACGTCGCCGGCGAGGTCACCACCCAGGCGTACGCCGACATCCCGGCGATCGTGCGGGAGACGATCCTGGGGATCGGGTACGACTCGTCCAAGAAGGGCTTCGACGGCGCGTCCTGTGGCGTCAGCGTGTCGATCGGCGCCCAGTCGCCGGACATCGCCCAGGGGGTCGACACCGCGATCGAGTTGCGGGTCGGTGAGTCGGCCGATGACGCGCTCGACGCGCAGGGCGCCGGTGACCAGGGCATGATGTTCGGGTTCGCCTGCTCGGAGACGCCGGAACTGATGCCGTTGCCGATCGCGTTGGCGCACCGGCTGGCTCGGCGGTTGTCGGCCACGCGAAAGGACGGGACGATCCCGTACCTGCGTCCGGACGGCAAGACCCAGGTGACGATCGAGTACGACGGGCTGCGGCCGGTGCGGCTGGACACCGTGGTGGTCTCCAGCCAGCACGCCGCGGACATCTCGTTGGAGTCGTTGCTCACCCCGGACGTCCGCGAGCACGTGATCGGTCCGGAGCTGGAGGGCCTCGGCCTGGAGACCGAAGGTTACCGGCTGTTGGTGAACCCGACGGGTCGGTTCGAGATCGGTGGGCCGATGGGGGACGCTGGTCTGACCGGTCGGAAGATCATCGTGGACACCTACGGTGGGTACGCCCGCCACGGTGGCGGCGCGTTCTCCGGCAAGGACCCGTCGAAGGTGGACCGGTCGGCGGCGTACGCGATGCGGTGGGTGGCGAAGAACGTGGTGGCCGCTGGCCTGGCCGAGCGGTGTGAGACGCAGGTGGCGTACGCGATCGGCAAGGCGCACCCGGTGAGCTTGTTCGTGGAGACGTTCGGTACCGAGAACGTGCCGGTGGAGCGGATCGAGCGGGCGATCGGTGAGGTGTTCGACCTGCGGCCGGCGGCGATCATCCGGGATCTGGATCTGCTGCGGCCGATCTACCGGCCGACCGCGGCGTACGGCCACTTCGGTCGGGAGCTGCCAGAATTCAGCTGGGAGAGCACCGAGCGGGCGGCCGACCTGAAGTCCGCCGCCGGCGCCTGA